The proteins below are encoded in one region of Oncorhynchus nerka isolate Pitt River linkage group LG15, Oner_Uvic_2.0, whole genome shotgun sequence:
- the LOC135559783 gene encoding CMRF35-like molecule 8, producing TGCLSSFKVTGYSGGIVIIYCHYSTEDRSHDKYFCKRQYILSCEDQIRTGLNNTWQHSGRFSLYDNTGGNYFKVIIRQLTRQDEGTYWCGVNKPTIPDSYTKVELEVKKDDCCVKSVTETAFLGGEATIRCNYPEDHEDNIKYFCKESNDFKTCVYMVAAHQTTAEAGRFSVSDNRTERFSTMTISDLTEDDTGTYWCGVETSRTEQRYITLITQVKLGVIMKPTNTTTTTTAPPDPPTTTFLSPSSSSYEGTSVVIMVSVSLVVLLLLISLIIVYRWKYNNVTGSVSSTHRVSPDTVNNEGGCHGDGDYEEIMERPLQSDSHAATSTIYATANLPTSYSDSPHYASVNFHKNPSSPNEATATITKEGSCPNEDIAAITKEGTSSCDYATVNCQSPTYSTVNHPHCSSEAPPISSTGSIPIYT from the exons ACAGGTTGTTTGAGCTCCTTCAAAGTGACAGGATACTCTGGAGGAATTGTcatcatctactgtcattattccACAGAAGACAGAAGTCATGACAAATATTTCTGTAAACGGCAGTATATTTTGAGTTGTGAGGATCAAATCAGAACTGGATTGAATAACACCTGGCAGCACAGTGGTAGATTCTCTCTGTATGACAACACTGGAGGAAACTACTTCAAGGTGATCATCAGACAACTGACCAGACAAGACGAAGGGACCTACTGGTGTGGAGTGAACAAACCTACTATACCTGACAGTTATACCAAGGTAGAGCTGGAGGTGAAGAAGG ATGACTGCTGTGTGAAGTCAGTCACAGAGACGGCCTTTCTGGGAGGAGAAGCTACCATCAGATGCAACTATCCAGAGGACCATGAGGACAACATCAAGTATTTCTGCAAGGAAAGCAATGACTTCAAGACTTGTGTTTATATGGTCGCTGCTCACCAGACAACTGCAGAAGCTGGTCGTTTCTCTGTTTCtgacaacagaacagagagattCTCCACAATGACCATCAGTGACCTGACTGAAGATGATACTGGGACCTACTGGTGTGGAGTAGAAACCAGCAGGACAGAACAACGTTACATTACACTGATCACACAGGTTAAACTGGGTGTTATAA tgaaaccaaccaacaccacaacaacaacaacagcaccaCCAGACCCACCCACAACCACCTTCctctcaccatcatcatcatcatatgaGG gtacCTCAGTGGTCATCATGGTGTCTGTTAGTCTGgtagtgttactgctgctgatCAGCCTGATCATCGTCTACAGATGGAAATACAACAACGTCACag GATCTGTCTCTtcaacacacagagtgagtccagaCACAGTAAACAATGAAGGG GGTTGTCATGGTGACGGTGACTATGAGGAGATAATGGAGCGCCCCCTACAGTCAGACTCACATGCTGCGACCTCCACCATTTACGCCACCGCCAACTTACCCACAAGCTACTCTGACTCTCCCCATTATGCCAGCGTCAACTTCCACAAGAACCCCAGTAGCCCCAACGAAGCAACTGCCACCATCACTAAAGAGGGCAGCTGCCCCAATGAGGACATCGCTGCCATTACTAAAGAGGGCACTTCATCATGTGACTATGCTACTGTGAACTGTCAAAGCCCCACCTACTCTACTGTCAATCATCCACACTGTTCCTCTGaggctcctcccatctcctccacgGGCAGCATACCCATATACACTTGA